The Desulfovibrionales bacterium genome has a window encoding:
- the rpsD gene encoding 30S ribosomal protein S4, producing MGKYTGPACRLCRREGSKLFLKGDRCYSDKCAFERRSYVPGQHGQARVKVSNYGLQLREKQKVKRMYGLLERQFRTCFEKADWQKGVTGTNLLVLLERRLDNAVYRLGFASARRQARHLVRHDHFLVNGKKVNIPSYLVKVGDVIEIKEKSRSVLVINEAIEAVVRRGVPQWLELDKDNFRGTVKAYPVREDLTMPMQEQLIVELYSK from the coding sequence TTGGGTAAATACACAGGTCCTGCCTGTCGTTTGTGTCGGCGGGAAGGTTCAAAACTTTTTTTGAAAGGTGACCGGTGCTATTCGGATAAATGTGCCTTCGAACGACGTAGTTATGTCCCCGGGCAACATGGGCAGGCCAGGGTAAAGGTTTCCAATTATGGTCTGCAATTACGTGAGAAGCAGAAAGTCAAAAGGATGTATGGCCTGTTGGAAAGACAGTTCCGTACATGTTTTGAGAAGGCCGACTGGCAGAAAGGCGTGACCGGTACGAATCTGCTGGTTTTATTGGAGCGCCGTTTAGATAATGCAGTTTATCGGTTAGGGTTTGCCAGCGCGCGCAGACAGGCCCGACACCTGGTAAGACACGATCATTTTCTGGTTAACGGTAAAAAAGTTAACATTCCTTCTTATCTGGTGAAGGTAGGGGATGTTATAGAGATTAAAGAAAAAAGCCGGTCTGTTTTGGTCATAAATGAGGCCATTGAGGCCGTAGTAAGGCGGGGCGTTCCTCAATGGCTGGAATTGGATAAAGATAACTTCAGGGGCACGGTTAAGGCCTATCCGGTGCGTGA
- the rpsK gene encoding 30S ribosomal protein S11 yields MAQVKRSGRKKKEKKDIPEGIAHIQSTFNNTIITITDKIGNVVSWSSAGCQGFKGSRKGTPFAAQTAASDAAKKAMEYGMRHIEVYVKGPGAGREAALRALQVAGFNISFIRDVTPIPHNGCRPPKRRRV; encoded by the coding sequence ATGGCTCAAGTAAAGAGGTCGGGACGAAAGAAGAAGGAAAAAAAGGATATCCCTGAAGGTATCGCTCATATCCAATCAACTTTTAATAATACTATCATCACCATTACGGACAAAATCGGCAATGTGGTGTCGTGGTCCAGCGCCGGGTGCCAGGGGTTTAAGGGCTCTCGCAAGGGGACTCCTTTCGCTGCACAGACGGCGGCCAGTGATGCGGCTAAAAAGGCTATGGAATACGGGATGCGGCACATCGAGGTCTATGTCAAAGGGCCGGGGGCCGGCCGTGAGGCGGCTTTGCGGGCACTGCAGGTGGCAGGTTTTAACATCAGCTTTATTCGTGACGTTACCCCCATTCCTCATAATGGATGCCGTCCTCCCAAGAGAAGAAGGGTGTAA
- the rpsM gene encoding 30S ribosomal protein S13, which yields MARISGVDLPGGKRLEIALTYMYGIGRKTAQDILTKAGIDWNKKSDNLTDDDINKIRKIIDADYKVEGDLRRDISMDIKRLMDLGCYRGLRHRKSLPLRGQRTRTNARTRKGPRRSMLSRKKG from the coding sequence TTGGCTAGGATTTCAGGAGTTGATTTACCGGGCGGGAAGCGACTGGAGATCGCCTTAACCTATATGTACGGCATCGGCCGTAAGACGGCCCAGGATATCCTGACTAAAGCAGGTATTGACTGGAACAAGAAGAGCGATAATTTAACTGACGACGATATTAACAAGATCAGAAAGATTATCGATGCGGATTATAAAGTAGAAGGCGACCTACGCCGTGATATCTCTATGGACATAAAGAGATTGATGGATCTGGGTTGTTACCGTGGATTGCGGCATAGAAAGTCTTTGCCGCTTAGAGGGCAACGGACGCGTACGAATGCCCGTACCCGAAAAGGGCCGAGGCGATCTATGCTCAGCCGCAAGAAGGGATAG
- the rpmJ gene encoding 50S ribosomal protein L36: MKVNPSVKKICSKCVIIRRRGVVRVICENPKHKQKQG; this comes from the coding sequence ATGAAGGTTAACCCATCTGTTAAGAAAATCTGTAGTAAGTGCGTAATCATTCGAAGGCGGGGTGTAGTTCGGGTGATTTGTGAGAATCCAAAGCATAAACAAAAACAGGGATAG
- the infA gene encoding translation initiation factor IF-1 — protein MPKEEAIEVEGKVVETLPNAMFRVELENGHRILAHISGKMRMHFIKILPGDKVRVELSPYDLTRGRIIYRGR, from the coding sequence ATGCCTAAAGAAGAGGCCATTGAAGTAGAAGGGAAGGTTGTGGAAACACTGCCCAATGCTATGTTCCGGGTTGAGCTGGAAAACGGTCACAGGATACTGGCGCATATATCAGGAAAAATGAGGATGCATTTTATCAAGATATTGCCGGGAGACAAGGTGCGGGTAGAGCTGTCGCCGTATGATTTGACCCGGGGCCGTATTATTTATAGGGGAAGGTAA
- the map gene encoding type I methionyl aminopeptidase, with product MILKSPWENEKMRISSVIVAEVLEALREKIRPGIATIELDESARQMVCARKAEPAFLGYRGYPFSLCVSVNNEVVHGLPAATRILKEGDIVSLDFGAVYDGYYGDAAITVPVGKVSAEAESLIRTTEEALYLGIQEAKVTNRLYDISHAIQKHAESRGFSVVRQFVGHGIGTALHEPPEVPNYGQPGQGIRLQTGMVLAIEPMINAGSYEVTILSDGWTAVTKDGSLSAHFEHCVAITEDGPRILSRLDRLN from the coding sequence ATAATCTTAAAGTCTCCATGGGAAAATGAAAAAATGAGGATAAGCAGCGTTATCGTTGCCGAAGTCCTGGAGGCCTTGCGGGAGAAGATAAGACCTGGAATCGCCACCATAGAATTGGATGAGTCGGCCAGGCAGATGGTGTGTGCCAGGAAGGCAGAGCCTGCCTTCCTGGGATATAGAGGTTATCCCTTTAGCCTCTGCGTCTCGGTAAATAATGAAGTAGTTCACGGGCTACCCGCTGCGACACGCATACTTAAAGAAGGAGATATCGTAAGCTTAGACTTTGGCGCGGTTTACGATGGTTATTACGGCGACGCGGCTATAACTGTTCCAGTGGGTAAGGTCTCAGCCGAGGCCGAGTCGCTGATCAGGACTACGGAAGAGGCCCTTTACCTGGGGATACAGGAAGCCAAGGTCACAAACCGGCTGTATGATATTTCCCATGCTATCCAGAAACATGCGGAAAGCAGAGGGTTCTCGGTGGTCAGGCAATTTGTTGGGCATGGCATCGGAACCGCTCTCCATGAGCCGCCGGAAGTGCCTAATTATGGCCAGCCCGGGCAGGGGATAAGGCTTCAAACGGGAATGGTCCTGGCGATTGAACCAATGATTAATGCGGGCAGTTATGAAGTGACTATTTTGAGCGATGGGTGGACGGCAGTGACCAAAGATGGGAGTTTGTCTGCTCATTTTGAGCATTGTGTGGCTATTACTGAAGATGGCCCCCGTATTTTGAGCCGGCTTGATAGATTAAATTAG
- a CDS encoding adenylate kinase, producing the protein MNIIFLGPPGAGKGTQAKMLIEKYAVPQISTGDMFRAALKDKTPLGMKAKEYMDKGQLVPDKIVIGLVEERLKRDDCKKGYILDGFPRTVAQAEALDKALAGMGSKIDNVVSIEVDNKELVKRLTGRRTCRKCGAMYHAIFKPSLNKDVCDKCGGELYQRDDDTESTVMSRLEVYDAQTKPLINYYQKKGILKSIPGIGSIDDIFNKIVSILGS; encoded by the coding sequence ATGAATATTATATTTTTGGGACCACCGGGGGCCGGCAAAGGAACGCAGGCCAAAATGCTGATTGAGAAATATGCTGTTCCGCAGATATCTACCGGCGATATGTTTCGCGCGGCATTGAAAGACAAGACACCACTGGGTATGAAGGCCAAAGAGTATATGGACAAAGGCCAACTGGTGCCTGATAAAATTGTTATTGGATTGGTAGAGGAAAGATTAAAGCGGGATGATTGTAAAAAAGGATATATCCTGGATGGTTTTCCCCGCACAGTGGCGCAGGCTGAGGCCCTGGACAAGGCTCTGGCCGGGATGGGGTCCAAGATTGACAATGTTGTTAGTATAGAGGTAGATAACAAGGAACTTGTAAAGAGACTGACCGGGCGACGCACCTGTCGCAAGTGCGGAGCTATGTATCATGCTATTTTTAAACCTTCGCTTAACAAAGACGTGTGTGATAAGTGCGGGGGCGAACTCTATCAGCGGGACGATGATACCGAGAGCACGGTAATGTCCAGGCTGGAGGTCTATGACGCCCAGACAAAGCCCCTTATTAATTATTACCAGAAAAAGGGCATATTAAAATCTATCCCAGGGATAGGCAGTATCGACGATATCTTTAATAAGATAGTGAGCATATTGGGCAGTTGA
- the secY gene encoding preprotein translocase subunit SecY, which yields MGGFQNIAGIAELRKRIFFTLMMLAVFRIGAQIPTPGINTEALAAFFAAKQGTLFGLFDMFSGGALEKFSIFALGIMPYISASIILQLLTVVIPHLERLSKEGEAGRKKITQYTRYGTVVLSIIQGLGISIGLESMTGPAGEAVVISPGWGFRLMAVITLTSGTAFIMWLGEKITERGIGNGISLIIFAGIVARLPSAIINTFRLMGTGALGAVSVLFLIALMVAVVGVIIFMERGQRRIPVQYAKRVVGRKMYGGQSTHLPLKINTAGVIPPIFASSIIMFPATIANFINIPWVQKVSQLLSPGSISHEILYVGFIIFFCYFYTAVVFNPVDVAENMKKHGGYIPGIRPGKKTSEFIDRVLSRVTLIGAFYVSTVCVLPSILIAQFNVPFYFGGTALLIVVGVAMDTIAQMETHMVARHYEGFLKSGRVKGRR from the coding sequence CTCAGGAAGCGTATATTTTTTACGCTGATGATGCTGGCCGTTTTCCGGATTGGGGCACAGATACCTACTCCGGGTATTAATACCGAGGCGCTGGCTGCCTTTTTTGCGGCAAAGCAGGGGACGCTCTTTGGCCTCTTTGACATGTTCTCCGGTGGAGCGCTGGAAAAGTTTTCAATCTTTGCCCTGGGTATTATGCCCTATATCAGCGCTTCGATTATCTTACAATTGTTAACAGTGGTTATCCCGCATCTGGAAAGGCTTTCCAAAGAGGGAGAGGCCGGCCGGAAAAAGATAACCCAATATACGCGCTACGGGACGGTAGTCTTAAGCATTATACAAGGACTTGGGATCAGCATAGGTCTGGAAAGTATGACCGGGCCGGCCGGTGAGGCCGTGGTGATTTCTCCGGGATGGGGATTTCGGTTAATGGCGGTTATTACGTTGACCTCCGGTACGGCCTTCATTATGTGGTTGGGGGAGAAGATTACAGAGAGGGGTATCGGTAATGGCATATCTCTGATCATATTTGCGGGTATTGTAGCCAGGCTGCCTTCGGCAATTATCAATACCTTCCGCCTTATGGGGACCGGCGCTCTCGGCGCTGTATCTGTACTATTCTTAATTGCTTTGATGGTAGCAGTAGTGGGAGTTATCATATTTATGGAGCGTGGCCAGCGCAGGATCCCGGTGCAATATGCAAAGCGGGTGGTGGGACGGAAAATGTACGGCGGTCAGAGCACGCATTTGCCGTTAAAAATAAATACGGCGGGTGTTATTCCACCTATTTTTGCCTCATCCATAATTATGTTTCCGGCTACTATAGCTAATTTTATCAATATCCCCTGGGTACAAAAAGTGTCTCAACTTCTGTCGCCAGGGAGTATTTCCCATGAGATCCTTTATGTCGGCTTTATTATTTTCTTTTGCTATTTTTACACGGCTGTTGTCTTTAACCCGGTTGATGTGGCCGAGAATATGAAAAAGCACGGAGGATATATACCTGGTATCCGGCCAGGCAAGAAGACGTCTGAATTTATCGACCGCGTGCTTTCCAGAGTAACTCTTATCGGGGCCTTTTATGTGTCGACTGTCTGTGTCCTTCCCTCTATACTTATAGCCCAGTTTAATGTGCCGTTTTATTTCGGGGGGACGGCCTTACTGATTGTGGTAGGCGTGGCTATGGACACCATAGCCCAGATGGAGACGCATATGGTAGCCAGACATTACGAAGGATTTTTGAAATCAGGACGAGTTAAAGGGCGCAGGTAG